A DNA window from Dehalococcoidia bacterium contains the following coding sequences:
- a CDS encoding cobalamin B12-binding domain-containing protein codes for MSNQYPVRVLVAKPGLDGHDRGAKIIARALRDAGMEVIYTGIRQTPQMIVEAALEEDVDVIGLSILSGAHLDLFPQIFEGLRLNEMDDVSVVAGGIIPESDRIQLEAMGVKAVYGPGSPTSEIVDRVRELAAERAESL; via the coding sequence GTGTCTAATCAATACCCCGTTCGAGTCTTGGTCGCGAAACCCGGACTCGATGGCCACGACAGAGGGGCCAAGATCATCGCCCGCGCCCTGCGCGACGCCGGCATGGAGGTCATCTACACCGGCATCAGGCAGACGCCGCAGATGATCGTCGAGGCCGCACTTGAGGAAGATGTGGACGTCATCGGACTGAGCATCCTGTCCGGGGCGCACCTCGATCTCTTCCCGCAAATATTCGAGGGCCTGCGACTCAACGAAATGGACGACGTCTCGGTAGTGGCCGGTGGCATCATCCCCGAGTCGGACAGGATCCAGCTCGAGGCGATGGGTGTCAAGGCGGTGTATGGCCCTGGATCACCCACGTCCGAGATCGTAGACCGTGTCAGGGAACTGGCTGCGGAGCGGGCAGAGAGCCTGTAG